The Candidatus Nitrosocosmicus franklandus genome contains a region encoding:
- a CDS encoding NADP-dependent oxidoreductase — MKSIQINKYGGRDVIGLNTDIRIPQVSPGQVLVEVKAAGVNPIDWKIREGYFQQLIPLKFPITLGMDFSGVIKELDGNKSTHLDIGDEVYGQASVLFGGSGSFAELAVTSLNSIAAKPKSLSHIEASGLPLVGVSAWQALVENIGLSKNHKILIHGGSGGIGLIAIQLAKKLGAFVATTVRSNNKEFVQRLGADEIVDYTTQRFDDILQDYDAVIDTVGGEIYRKSFKVLKNGGTIVSLVEQPDSNLAKQYGIKSIFQFTEITNERLTKLAQWIDENHVQVNIEKTFPLPETAKALDYQKESHPRGKIVLTL, encoded by the coding sequence ATGAAATCAATTCAAATAAACAAGTATGGTGGAAGAGATGTTATAGGCCTAAATACGGATATTCGTATTCCACAGGTCTCTCCTGGCCAGGTTCTTGTTGAGGTCAAAGCAGCCGGAGTTAATCCGATTGATTGGAAGATACGTGAGGGGTACTTTCAACAACTAATACCCCTTAAATTTCCTATTACATTAGGAATGGACTTTTCAGGCGTTATCAAAGAGTTAGATGGGAATAAATCTACTCATTTGGATATAGGTGATGAGGTCTATGGACAAGCCTCAGTGTTGTTTGGAGGGTCAGGATCTTTTGCTGAATTGGCCGTGACCAGTCTAAACAGTATAGCTGCTAAACCAAAGAGCTTAAGTCATATTGAAGCCAGCGGATTGCCATTAGTTGGTGTCAGCGCGTGGCAGGCACTTGTTGAAAATATTGGATTGTCAAAAAATCATAAGATCCTTATACATGGAGGTTCAGGCGGCATCGGTTTGATAGCAATACAACTTGCAAAGAAATTGGGAGCGTTTGTTGCGACTACGGTAAGGTCTAATAATAAAGAGTTCGTTCAACGACTAGGAGCAGATGAGATAGTTGATTACACAACTCAAAGGTTCGACGATATACTTCAAGATTACGATGCAGTAATTGATACTGTGGGTGGTGAGATCTATAGAAAATCCTTCAAAGTATTGAAAAATGGCGGTACCATTGTATCCCTGGTAGAACAACCGGATTCAAATCTAGCGAAGCAATATGGAATCAAATCGATATTCCAATTTACTGAGATTACAAATGAAAGGTTGACTAAGTTAGCACAATGGATAGATGAAAATCATGTTCAAGTAAATATTGAAAAGACATTTCCACTCCCTGAAACTGCAAAGGCTCTGGATTACCAAAAAGAAAGTCATCCCCGGGGAAAGATAGTTCTCACTTTATAG